Part of the Leptidea sinapis chromosome 5, ilLepSina1.1, whole genome shotgun sequence genome, agactgaaacacaataacgcttacacataactgctttacggcagaaaaaggcaccgttgtggtgcccatagtctagctggcatcttgtgcaaagaagcctccaactgttaaatgcccttagtcacctcttacgacacccttgggcttGGGACTTCCCTATCCTTTTTATGCCTCGGCGAAGAACTGAGCAAGCTAGAGTTCTCATACCACAGGCAGATGCACTAAGCAGCACCAGCTCTCACACACATTTACATACACAATCACACACTATTGTTTGTTAAgaagcttttattttatttcatttattatgatttattaatttactattatttttctattatctCCATGCTATGTTCCGCGAGTCAAATAGAAGTAACtaattatgtattttgtatgtatcttaattttgctaataaattaattattattgttataaaaataataattgttttataccGCATTTCAATCCATAGAATGTCGATAAAGCTGCATCTAGTTTGTATTGTAAAcctgatttttataaattaactttaaaatatttagaagtTCAATTGTAAAACATTGCTATAAAGACTTTCCAAAGCAAATCGTGGAAATAAGGACGAAAGCTTTCGACAGGTTCAGAAAACAGCCAAACATTGGAGTCATAATTAAATTCGTTAGAATTAGCAAATTTAAGATGCTCAATACTTAGTCCGCCAATGCCAGGAGACTCACCCCTTggtattgatttgatttaattagcAATCTATTTAATCATTAACCATTCTTACCGTGTGCTTACCTTTGACCTGAAGGATGATGCAGCTATTGAGAGGGAGCGAATGGCAACTCCATTCGCTCCGTTAGGCGTTAGGCTCTGTTAGGGCGAATTTGATCATCCGCAGATTTGCTCGCAGAACCAATGCAGCAAACATTACACTCTTTAAAGCTTACTGCACCTCATTACATGAGCTGTCTGGTTGGACTATGCGTAAAAGCAGTATTCAGTATAATAAAGCGTTCAGAATGTTATTGGGGCTGCCACAATACTGAAGCACGTCGGGATGTTTGGTAAGGCCGGTTTTGATTATTTCTACGCGACTATGCGTAAGCGGTATACATCCCTGTTGCGTAGATTTCCTGCTAGCCCCAAGGGTATTCTGAGGGTATTTTCGCACAAGTTCGTTTGTCAGTACCTGAACCACTGCTGTATGatacatgtgctgacaagtCGGTCCTATCGTAGGTTACAAATGCTTAGATTTTAAGATAGCTTATACTAACACTAGGTTTtaagttactttgttactaacacattatgatCCTTTGTTGGTCAAAGTAaagaatttcttattattattattaacatattctCCCTTTTCACATTCACAGAGCTCACGAAGCGTGACATCTAAATAGTCGATTTTACAACAAGGTGCTCCCAAATAAGTTTACAACAGTTTCGTTTACAACGCTTACCAGAAAACCAGGCCTACATTGTAATCTAAAAATGTGTTTCCAAAATGAGGGAAATTTAATTTGCGCGTGATGGAAGGCCTGAATAAGCACCTGAATCTAATTTTCTTCGATCATTTGTACGTCTAAATGGGCTTTAAAAACGAcgaaaaatattgaggttgaaactttacctctattttgactCACACTAAtaaaaagtgacatacaaattgcgagtttatgacGTAGACGTAGAAGAATAGCTTGTCAagcatactaaagtaataaacccgACCTGTTTTCGTCGGTTGTCTAGGAcatctataaattatctaaggaaatTTTCATGATCTTGGCTACATTTTAATCGAGATTTAAAATTTTCCATGTAACACACTTTTAATTAAGCATATTGGTTTTATTATCAGGCTACGAGCAAAAGGCAGCTCTCTGCGCTGACATCATGCAGGAACTTGGGAGACGAACTGACTCGGGGCGAGTGGAGTTTCTCGGCTGGCTGTGGTCAACTACGGAAGGTCCAAGAGCTGGTGCAGTTTATCAGATGTTACCTACTCCTTTAGTGTCATACTATTTCATATTTCATCACCTTCACGCATTATAACCATGAACGTATTCATATTGCGGTGTTTTAAGGTTGACCAACTTTTCGCCTAGAAACATAATATCACTATGTAACGTTTCGCAAATGTTCAATGTAACATAGAACAGAATATCATAaacatacttattaattataatttgctAATATAGAGGAAAACAAAATGAAGAGACAGAAAAAATATTAGTCATAAGTTAGAATAAATAAGAGCATAAGCAATCTGTTAAAGTTTGTGTTAGTGTTAAGTttcattgtttataaaatatacaagtactttgtacatttgAATTTGTCATCTTTTATTAATAgcttatatgtaatatataatatgcactaaagaaacataatataaaatttaacttatatGATTTTACCACACCACTagtattattacattacatttttggcTTAGTTTTCTATAAGATTGGAATCTGTGGTAATGTAGACTCGTCTGTAGTCAGTcgaaaattaaattcataacaTAAATGAGCGAGCTTGACTTAAATGCTCAGTGTTTTTAAGTTggcaaatattattttcacttctcatgctctgaaattgcttatttatgcacgatataggctgcacaaaatcgattttagTGCACTTGTGCACGAATCTACttataaatgtatctatattaaggcaaagaaaatgagccatacagccaaacacaataaaaagttcagaatcaataagaatttgttattttataatatttactttaatttatttgcctcatgtgttttttaagacataaaagatatttaaattttaatttaaatatagtaggttatttaataaattaagaaagatatatattacaaaattaatttaatagtaggctgtataggtctggagcccaagcttaatatcaatgtcgtaagattttaaaaaaagcggcgggaaacaggtcttgttttttcgtgtgtttattaatttcttcaaatttgctaaaaattgttaaaaatgtccatgttatactactgttttatttcctcgcaatcgaaatgaaaagcagagtttataattcgtccacaaaaccattttatccttATAAAAAATGGTttgttttgtgcactcgttgtaaaatctactattccTTACCTGGATACTTATAACAAAAAACGTAATGTGCTATAGGAAATGGATgggttttgtcaaaaaataatgaCTACGTAGCATGTCAATTAAAACACATACCAATATCACATGAGTTAATAAAACGGTACAGAGACTAAGCTTCATACTCTACGCGAAATGGTTGCACTACTACAATGATACGAAGCATGTGTGAGCATCCACTGACCGCTTGTTGCGAACGCGGCGAAACTAGATGTAGCCGGACCGCAGAGACAGTTGGCAATCCCAGGGTAAGAGTGACACACGTATTGCTTTATTGATTccgaatttgaataattaaacataaaaagagAATTTAGAAGTTTTAAcatttagaagtgggagagtcacgcagccgtcttttgacgtcagcacaatcgggccagactcgtccgggttaattaccacactcgcacagaataccggcatgaagtagcggcctagtgccgctatgtttcgcataggttagtgtcgaggaccggaggccatttctttcatgtgtgtacgttaggaaggatatctgctgtcgccgtctcggcaattttgagagTAGGGACCTGTTCAcactctggctccgcgtagatttagaggaccgcgtccgcatctatgcgtgtgtctacaggtcccatagtggtaacgcagaaaccgatcatctcatgggctgcgttcaagcggcaattgacgacgtgcttgcacagatcccctccgctgaaatcgtagtcttgggtgatttcaacgggcacaatgccgaatggcttggatcacgtaccacagactacgcagggcgatctgtgcataattttgcattggcgtacgatctgtcccaattggttgagtcaccaacgcggctcccggatgtggatagccacatgccgtccttattagatcttctgctgactacacatcccgatggttaccaggtcattgtcgacgcccctctcggaacgtccgaccattgcctgatcaggggtgtagtgcctatacgacgcccacgtcgcagaccaccagcgacccgccgcgtttggcactacaagtcagcagattgggataggatgcgttccttttttgcatcctacccttggagcaggatttgtttcccttcggatgatcctagtgcctgcgccgttgcagtagccgatgttattctacagggcatggatatttttataccaagctctgtagtaccgatcggtggcagatcacagccctggttcgatgcgtcagttaaagcagcatctgactgcaaaaaacaggcgtatcgaacttgggttgcggcgctgggcacaaaggatccgaactgcatagttcttaagaggaaatacaaccgtgcttccagatttttttaagcggcaaatcgcccgtgcaaagtcaaaacacgtcgtcaaaatcggcgagcagctttccagttacccgaccggaacacgcaagttctggtcgttgtcgaaagctgctcttggtaacttcagccagccgtccatgccgccgttgcacatgaggaatgacaccctggcccatacggcaaaagagaaagccgatctcgtgtgcgctcttttcgcctccaactcgactcttgacgacaacggaaaaacaccgccgaccatcccgcggtgtcagagctctatgcctgaagtacagttcaggcagaaaactgttaggcgagctctgttttcgttggacgtcaggaagtcgagcgggtcggatggcatttctccaatcgtgcttagaacgtgtgcccctgagttgacgccggtgctaacgcgtttattccggcactcttattccaaaggcgtagtccctgactcatggaagtcagcccttgtccatccgatccaaaaaaaaggagacagttcggatccgacaaactacaggcctattgctattaccttcctgctctccaaaatcatggagagcataattagccgtcagctcttggtatacctagagggtcaccagttgatcaacgaccgacaataggggtttcgccatggtcggtcggcaggtgatcttctggtatacctaacacatagatgggctgcggctattgaaagcaagggggaaggcctggcagttagcctggatatagcgaaggcctttgatcgtgtatggcacaaggcgctcctctctaaacttccatcatttgggcttcccgagagcttgtgcaagtggacctccagcttcctcactgggcgcagcatgcaggtcgttgtcgacggacattgctcgaacccgaagcccgtgaatgctggagagccccaaggctgtgtgctatctcctacgctgtttcttctgcatatcaatgataggttggacacctccaacattcattgctatgcagatgatagcactggtgatgccgtatacacgggccatgcacgtctctctcgggaaatcgtcgaccagtgccgggagaaacttgtgtcttctatcgagtcctctcttgagaaggtcgcggaatggggtaaattgaaccttgtccaatttaacccccagaagattcaagtttgcgcgtttaccactaaaaaaaaccctatttgtcgcatcaccgctcttcgacaacacttccctaaaagcctcacctagtatcggaatactgggtctcgaaatctcgagcgatggccaattccgtggccatctggagggcaaagccaaattggcttcaaagaaactgggcgtcattaatagagcacggcaatacttcaagccggcccacattctagcgctgtacaaagcgcaggtccggccacacatggagtattgctgtcatctctggtctgacgcaccccagtatcagctcaatccatttgaccgcgtgcaacgcagagcagctcgaattgtcgggaacccagtactctgtgaacggctggatcacttggcgttgcgtagagacgtcgcttcattgtgtgtcttctaccgcatttatcacggggagtgttccgaacagctgttttacctaattcctgccgccgaattccaccttcgcacgacacgccacaagttaggatatcatcctcaccatctggatgtgtggcggtcctccacagtgcggtttacaaggagctttcttccacgtactacaaagctgtggaatgagcttccttgtgcggtgtttccgggacgatacgacatgggtaccttcaaaaaagcgcgtacaacttccttaaaggccggcaacgctcctgtgattcctctggtgttgcaagagagtatgggcggcggtgatcacttaacaacaggtgacccgtacgttcgtttgccctcctattccataaaaaaaaaaactaataatatattattaatatatgtacgGTTGTTCACTGTATTGTTTGCATGAACAATacgagaaaaaataaaaaaaacatattttatgtatCCCAAGGAATAcaatatgtaagtatatatctaataatatttatatgatctTTTTGGTTATGGGAAGGGAGTTCGTCACGGTTCGTTTtcaccattttattattattgcaaggTTTTACTTAACACTTGATCGTGGGTTGATAGATATATGAAGGTATTTGTTTACgttcaaatataaacaaaatataattgtaactagaattagattaattatagTGCATAAActtacgcaatttttttttactctttagtgtatattatatctattgttttggataagtattttttgaagtcggtcgtttttttgttaatttttacgTCGAGTTGAGATACTAATTATATTTCCTTCGTATATGCTAAAACTACAACAgtgattgttttttataatgaataaagaaCGTAAtagtagtagtttttgagtttcaataagtgatgtcacatcctattttgaataaaaatatttgaatttgagtgcGAAGTCATGTACCTACTTCCTTTATTATGCGATTAGTTACCTAATTAAGGCTATACGTGGCTTTTTCCCCATTCTTTAAATCACGATTGGTTATTAGTTTAGATTTCAGAATAACTCCGTAGTTAGTTAACCACCATATAACACCCACCCATAGGCAGTCAAGTTCGTGCAATAGACTGCTTACTTCTTAACAAagtaacctaacctaacattCTTAGAAATTCTTTTTATCTGAATCTGGAGTTGCAactagaaaatatttttgtgattgaAAATACAATTATCAAGCTTAAATTAATCAACAACCGAGTGACAATCGTACCAAAATAGGTAGCACTTCTGTCTGCTCTTAAGAAGCTTAGTATCTGTAccgttttatttactcatgtgccAAAATAGTGGCCGAGCGAATGTTGTTTACTTGAGTAATACGTCGGAAACAGGTATAGCAGTGCTGATCGCCGTTGACCTTGACACGGCGGAGGACGGCACATGGCTCCGGCGGGCGACCAACTGGATCTGTCGAGTGACGCAGAGAACGCTCTCTCCGCGCAGAGCATGGGGCCTGTCAAGCCCTAGGTAACGCAACATAAATTTCTACACACTCAACACTCTACACATTTAATTATCCCATAGCAGTTGACAGTATTCACCTAATGACTCTAATACAAGTTCACATTATCTTTGGActtcgctggaacgtgaagcgcACGTCCTGCTGCGTCGGTACAGTTTGTAGTTTCACTGCCATTAGGTATGttgtgctatcactgctttgtttttaaagttttcattcatacgTTTTGACTTTAGttgtaatagttctgtagtttctgttgttctgtgtcgctataatagtactgccagaaaaatataaactttcttacttaacccagattctttcattgatttttcatcattatagttataataatcagcatgacaacacaacacctttacatacatactgaaaaaataaattattgtttatttattataatatcctaTTAACGCTTGTTTGCACACAAGTTAAACTAGTTTTGCGTAGGAGTCGACCTAAAATAgacaattattaaattcaaaattaacaGCATTTAGTAAAGTGAGTAAACTTAATATTCTTACAATGCTCTCAATAAAGCAAACCTTATTAAAGGGCACGTGTGAGTTTCATTGTTAAACTGGGCCTTATATTTAAATTCCTGTATGTTAAATAACAAGTTGTGGAAACCTTTGAAGAGTGTATGTGAACGTTAAACCTTGATGTGAtgtgtacatattataatattggtcacattgaaattaatgccattaatttcaatgtcactcaatatcaatgatatattttattatttataatatcttaattggcattgattttaaaatttcattttgatttgatctactaatatatataaaataagccTTCATTGCTGTTCCAAATAGAATTAAATGATATGttactaaatattaaattaaataaaatgttttcccAATTTAGTTAAACAGCTTTGATCTTACTAATAAACTTGTTAAAAGttaggtataaagttatacctgagaataaaccaagaatttaaataaaacagttttaaaggattaaaatgcgtgtaattgaaCCTATGTTTTTAACTTGACCAaattcatctgcagtccccctgaaaacgagatctggaaaggtcttgaaacgtcgggttaactcaaaattataataaaaatataacttttacgcaaaaatctaatgtaaaaacacagttataataacacgcgttttaatcctttaaaagtttaatttaaatgtgtaatacatgccttaatcaaagaaaatactaccaagaatatgcaaaatgttcaaaaatataaatttttaaatttgacgcgtttatttgcaaggctgcttaaCGTTTGgaaaattatcaatatttattgccTTCAGAATGTCGAAAGACAATCCCCAAAAGGggattttttttgtactttgtCTTTCGACAAAGGTACCTACGTCTCTCTGTCTTTAGATGTTTGTATCCATATCGGCCCAACGTCTGTTTTTAATATCATCTTTCCAACGTTACATTTGTCGCCCTTTTCTTCGACTACCATACCCTGGATAGCAAACTGTTAtcgaagtgaaaatttcttaagCCACGAAGGGCAATTTTTGGaagggaaaatcttatgggttcgcgtcaccgacatgctcgtGACTGGCGcatgcgataaataaataatttaaaaataaaatatatataatataaatttttggacgggtgaaatctcgtgagttcgggtcaccgaaatgcttatagcagtatatctgcagctatacagctgacgtattgtgcaacattagtgctgtgtataatctatactaatattataaagctgcagtgtttgtttgtttgaacgcgttaatatctggtactactggtccgatttgaatgattctttcagtgttgggtagtccatttatcgaggaaggctataggctattttttatcaaaattagggatccgtaataaaattgctatttcgtaacacaaggtgtaaaatcgaaaacctatttttgcgtgcgctgcaaaaactattgacaatagaagaaaatgatgtacaatatatatataggcaatattttattacttataaaactatcgcgtgaattatactttatatggcaaaacaacgtttgccgggtcagctagttatattataagtaaaattgaatggatttagaaaaagttcaatgtgtatagaCTGTGCATtgttaaaatagtgtttttgtttgattaatatattattgaaaataagtatttaaaaataaagtgaaatttataatttaattgttttcaagcattatgaaatgtcaaatgttattaatactaaaagttctaagttttcacttttattgGCAGTCTCTATAACTGtcatttttttatcttattaaatttttcttgcttttctctttttttcatttaagtGTTCTACATATTGATCTACTATCATAACTGAATTAAGTATCAGGTCGAATAGCTCCTCGGATATATTTCAAAGATGAGGTTCTCGTGGGTATCCTTGTTTATGGAAGGCAGGTCTGTGTACCAAATACATCGGAGCTTCTTCACTTTTCTCATAACTAGAAATTTCTAAATTGTGATGTTATTGAGAATTTCAGttatttttagaaatatataaaaaaaaatatatttatcaactaACTATCCTGCGACTTCATCcacgttgaatagttactttgagcaatgttttttcatttttttttatacttttcaaataacatAAGCACAAATTGCTCTTTCTGCTGCTGACAGCGGTCTTGtatgatacagcgcatatcccttgttattgtggacagtctctttaatagtacttccctgtgaactttaatctcttatttcatccccatataggttaaagtttcaaaaatgcttgaacaaatgtttttaaattatttcttacgaagtgcctaaatacaaagtttcatggttatatcttcgataatgacgtaTTTCCATCACAAAATGCCATTCTCTATTTCAACGcctccatttattttcttgCAATAAAAGGTAACATATGTCCCTTTTCAATCTCTGTACtaagttttatcaaaatcagttcggTGATTTAGGGTTGAAATTTACtcacattttataatattagtaaggaagTAGGGATTTATTTTTGGACTTACGTCACTGAGTATTTCGACGCTTGAGTATTTttcttgcatcactttacaagtgatattgtaattaaaaaaatgtataacatTGAACCTGTAAatgttgacttaaaagagtgacaatgagtttcttgacaTTTCATCTCATTTAAGTTCAACCTTTtctgaagtggtggtaaatgttaaaagaaaaaaatttgacattcataagtgttactTCCTATAGGGGAACCTGTTGTACCTTGGCACTATGTGTACCTGGGGCATTAATTTTTACGATATTACTATGTGTATAGATTTAAATTTgtcaaataaagtttaaaataaaacagacgtataatttgtacaaaaatataagtcgtttatttataaaacatagtAGGGTATTGtaacaaaacaattaaattaaaatcacatcATACGCTTGACTAGTCTGTGGGGTGTATCTAGATTGCTTCACCACCATCCGTTGGAGTATTGGGCGGCGTAAGTGGGCGCGGCGGCGTAGCCAGCGCTGGAGCCGGTGGCGTAGCCAAGAGAGGCCGCTGGGACAACTTTCTGGACGGAGACTACCTGGGGGACATTCACCAGCTTTTGCACGTTGACCACCTGTGGCACGTTCACTACTTTCTTGTGGTTTATCACTTTGTTGACGGTGACGAGGTGAGCTGCGGGGGCTGGCGCAGCATAGCTCACGGCGGGGGCAGAGTAGCTTACTGCAGCTGCAGGGGCAGAGTAACTCACGGAGGCAGCGGGGCTGGAGTAACCTAGTGCCGGTGCGGAATAGCTCAAGGCGGGGGCAGAGTAGCTAACGGCTGGGGCGTTGTAGCTAATTGCTGGAGCGGAGTAACTAACGGCTGGAGCGGAGTAACTAACGGCTGGAGCGGAGTAGCTAACGGCTGGAGCGGAATAGCTAACTGCTGGGGCGGAATAGCTTATCGCTGGAGCGGCATAGCTCGCAAGAGGGGCAGAGTAGCTTATTGCTGGGGCGTAACTCGCGGCGGCCGCGTAGTTGAGGGATGGTGCAGAGTAGCCGAGATTCGGGGCGGCATAGTTGTAGCCAGCAGACTGTCCTGGGGCCGCGTGGAGCCCATGGAGGTATCCTCTCTTCTGACGCACATTGCCGGCCGCCGTGGCAGCGACCAACATGAACAAAACAATCTGCAAGTGAATGAGCAAAATCTAATTACAAATGCTTGTGCTGCATTATCATGATACTAACCATAGACATACTACATAGATTTTagcagttggaggctcctttgcacgggacgctggctagattatgggtaccacaacggcgcctatttctgccgtgaagcagtaatgtgtaaacattattgtgtttcagtctgaagggcgccgtagttagtgaaattactgggcaaatgggacttaatatcatatgtctcaaggagatgagagcaattgtagtgtcactcataatttttggatttttcaagaatcctgagcggcattgcattgtaatgggcagggcgtatcaattaccatcagatgaacgtcctgctcgtctcgtcccttattgacaCAAAAAGAAAGTTTTAGTTTGTATGATGTTAGATTATTGAGAGTCTGAATTTTACTCATTTATTATTCGATAATGATAGTACCACAATCAAACTAACTCTTCTTCTCCGATCCCTTAgcatttattttcatacaaaaaatactACGGTTTAGAACTATAGACAAACAAACAGCCCGAAAGAGAAAAACATCTCTAACATACAGCAAGGTAAGAAAATGTAATTGAAAAAGGATTTTGATTTGCTAGTCGTACACAGTCAGCTACGCTTGGCATAAGGTCCTTATTATTT contains:
- the LOC126964568 gene encoding cuticle protein 16.5-like codes for the protein MRSFIVLFMLVAATAAGNVRQKRGYLHGLHAAPGQSAGYNYAAPNLGYSAPSLNYAAAASYAPAISYSAPLASYAAPAISYSAPAVSYSAPAVSYSAPAVSYSAPAVSYSAPAISYNAPAVSYSAPALSYSAPALGYSSPAASVSYSAPAAAVSYSAPAVSYAAPAPAAHLVTVNKVINHKKVVNVPQVVNVQKLVNVPQVVSVQKVVPAASLGYATGSSAGYAAAPTYAAQYSNGWW